The Bacteroidetes bacterium SB0662_bin_6 genome has a segment encoding these proteins:
- the rpoN gene encoding RNA polymerase factor sigma-54 encodes MLNLQQTQRLQQKLSPQQIQYIQLLQLPTLALEQRIEAELEENPLLEDATTEAVDLAEDMAEEPVEAESERDPDEEYDWGELLDNTEDMYGYKARVDYSREEDRELPLPATGTLIEHLRDQLALQDLTEEKEIIAEQIIGSIDEDGYLRRPLESIVDDLSFNAGFTPELSDIEEMLERIQRLDPIGIAARDLQECLLVQLRAMPPTVAGRDVAIRMLAETYKAFTMKHFDAIRKKLRVTGEELREAFDLIRHRLDPKPGEGQFSSRQNYITPDFTVESVDDEFIVTLNGRNAPPLHISRQYRQMLQSMAARKKEPGSSSVDAATRKFLKNKFESARWFIQSINQRRHTMTRVMHAIVRLQEDFFRYGEGHLKPMILNDVAEIIEMDISTVSRVVNGKYVQTRFGVYELKYFFSEGIRSADGEDVSNKEIKAILEGIIDGEDKAKPLSDQRLVASLEERGFGIARRTVTKYREQLGIPAARLRKEIVVASM; translated from the coding sequence ATGCTGAATCTACAGCAAACACAGCGGCTCCAGCAAAAGCTGTCTCCTCAGCAGATACAGTATATCCAGTTGCTGCAACTGCCTACGCTTGCGCTCGAACAGCGCATCGAGGCGGAGCTGGAAGAGAACCCCTTGCTGGAAGACGCCACGACCGAGGCCGTCGACCTCGCGGAGGATATGGCCGAAGAGCCTGTCGAGGCGGAAAGCGAGCGGGACCCCGACGAGGAGTACGACTGGGGCGAGTTGCTCGACAATACCGAGGATATGTACGGCTACAAGGCGCGCGTCGACTACAGCCGCGAAGAGGACCGGGAACTGCCCCTTCCGGCCACCGGGACGCTGATCGAGCATCTTCGGGACCAGTTGGCGCTGCAGGACCTCACGGAAGAGAAGGAAATCATCGCCGAGCAGATCATCGGTTCGATCGATGAGGACGGCTACCTGCGCCGACCCCTCGAGTCCATCGTGGACGATCTTTCCTTCAATGCCGGGTTCACGCCCGAACTTTCGGACATCGAGGAGATGCTGGAGCGCATCCAGCGGCTCGATCCTATAGGGATCGCCGCCCGCGACCTGCAGGAATGCCTGCTGGTGCAACTCCGCGCCATGCCTCCCACCGTAGCCGGCCGCGACGTAGCCATCCGCATGCTTGCGGAAACGTACAAGGCGTTCACCATGAAGCATTTCGATGCGATCCGGAAGAAGCTGCGCGTTACCGGCGAAGAGCTTCGGGAAGCGTTCGACCTGATCCGCCACCGGCTCGATCCCAAACCCGGAGAGGGCCAGTTTTCCTCCCGGCAGAATTACATCACCCCGGATTTCACGGTGGAATCCGTCGACGACGAGTTCATCGTCACGCTCAACGGACGCAATGCGCCGCCGCTGCACATCTCGCGGCAGTACCGGCAGATGCTCCAGAGCATGGCGGCCCGAAAGAAGGAACCGGGATCATCTTCCGTAGACGCCGCCACGCGCAAGTTTCTGAAGAACAAGTTCGAGTCGGCGCGCTGGTTCATCCAGTCCATCAACCAGCGCCGTCACACGATGACCCGGGTGATGCACGCCATCGTTCGCCTGCAGGAGGATTTCTTCCGGTACGGGGAGGGGCACCTGAAGCCCATGATTCTGAACGATGTGGCAGAGATCATCGAGATGGATATCTCGACCGTCAGCCGGGTGGTCAACGGGAAATACGTGCAGACCCGGTTCGGGGTGTATGAACTGAAGTATTTCTTTTCCGAGGGAATCCGCAGCGCCGACGGCGAGGATGTGTCCAACAAGGAAATCAAGGCGATCCTCGAAGGGATCATCGACGGGGAGGACAAGGCGAAACCCTTGTCCGATCAGCGCCTGGTGGCATCTCTTGAAGAACGGGGATTCGGAATTGCGCGCCGGACCGTCACGAAATACCGCGAGCAATTAGGCATACCCGCAGCCCGCCTCAGGAAGGAGATTGTGGTGGCGTCGATGTAA